The proteins below come from a single Zea mays cultivar B73 chromosome 8, Zm-B73-REFERENCE-NAM-5.0, whole genome shotgun sequence genomic window:
- the LOC103635808 gene encoding probable calcium-binding protein CML9, whose translation MAEKLTPEQVDECKEIFDLFDADEDGRIATGELVTALRSLGQNVDEAEARRFLEDAGVAAGAGDIDLAAFLAVAARKMGARQSEARLAECFDVFDDACSGSIPAEQLRQVMVSHGDRLTEEEADAMLREADPRGEGRVEYKHYVKVLLRDKK comes from the exons ATGGCGGAGAAGCTGACGCCGGAGCAGGTGGACGAGTGCAAGGAAATCTTCGACCTGTTCGACGCCGACGAGGACG GTCGCATCGCCACGGGTGAGCTCGTGACGGCGCTGCGCTCCCTGGGCCAGAACGTGGACGAGGCGGAGGCGCGGCGCTTCCTGGAGGACGCGGGCGTCGCCGCGGGCGCCggcgacatcgacctcgcggcgttcCTGGCCGTGGCGGCGCGCAAGATGGGCGCCAGGCAGTCGGAGGCGCGCCTCGCCGAGTGCTTCGACGTGTTCGACGACGCCTGCAGCGGGTCCATCCCCGCGGAGCAGCTGCGGCAGGTGATGGTGAGCCACGGCGACCGGCTCACGGAGGAGGAGGCCGACGCGATGCTCCGCGAGGCCGACCCGCGCGGCGAGGGCCGCGTCGAGTACAAACACTACGTCAAAGTACTGCTCAGGGACAAGAAGTGA
- the LOC541661 gene encoding calmodulin produces the protein MADQLTDEQIAEFKEAFSLFDKDGDGCITTKELGTVMRSLGQNPTEAELQDMINEVDADGNGTIDFPEFLNLMARKMKDTDSEEELKEAFRVFDKDQNGFISAAELRHVMTNLGEKLTDEEVDEMIREADVDGDGQINYEEFVKVMMAK, from the exons ATGGCGGACCAGCTCACGGACGAGCAGATCGCGGAGTTCAAGGAGGCCTTCAGCCTCTTCGATAAGGATGGCGACG GCTGCATCACTACCAAGGAGCTTGGAACTGTGATGCGCTCCCTTGGCCAGAACCCCACTGAAGCAGAGCTGCAGGACATGATCAACGAGGTTGATGCTGATGGCAATGGGACCATTGACTTCCCAGAGTTCCTGAACCTGATGGCAAGGAAGATGAAGGACACCGACTCCGAGGAGGAGCTTAAGGAGGCCTTTCGCGTCTTCGACAAGGACCAGAATGGTTTCATCTCGGCTGCTGAGCTCCGCCATGTCATGACCAACCTCGGCGAGAAGCTGACTGACGAGGAGGTCGACGAGATGATCCGTGAGGCCGATGTTGACGGCGACGGCCAGATCAACTACGAGGAGTTCGTCAAGGTCATGATGGCCAAGTGA